The genome window ATTCGGACATTTTGAGATTCTATCTATCATAAACAAAAGAGTAGGGTATCCAAACAATCTAGCTGTAGCTTACTGACCACTGCTAAACAACAAAACGGCAGTGTCCGTAATCCGTGATATATCTCAAAAAGATATGCCAAAACAAAATCAAgcaaccaaaccaaaacgCCATGCAGTAAGGACTCCCCCTTCATTATCTTCCCCATTCTCTCCCCGTTACATCTTCACCcctttttcctcctccccggccgTCTCTTCCCCTCTCACCGTCTCATCCTCACTCaacacaccccctcccatcttcccctcctcgccgctgctctccttcctctcatgactcatcttcatccgtcccaaaatctcctcggcctccctcGCGTACTTGCACCTCTTCCTGATCCTCGCCCCATACTTCCAAAACAACAAGGGGAAAGGCACGCACGCCAACGCGAGAAACGCCGGGACGGTGCTCGCCCAGTGAATCCCCAGGTCCTGGTACATGTACGTCGTAAACAGCGGAAACGCCGCACCAAACAGACTTCTCAACACCGAGTTCGCGGCCAGGACCGAGGCGGCAAAGACGGTGTAGCTGTCGATCATGTACGTCAACAAACTCAAGAACACGGCCACCAGCCCCGCGGCGAAAAAAGCGGATGCAGTGATGGAGACCATCCAGTGGATTTCAGGGCCGTTTGTCCACGCGAACCAGAACAATCCGACAGGGAGGAAAATAGACCCGACGATCGCGGGAGGGAGTCGAGACTCGGGGGTCGCGAGgccggaggagaggaggggcaTGAAACGGGTTTTGTTGTCGATCATGGCGTATGTGACGGCAAAAACCATACCGACGGCCACGCCGACAAAGGCTAGGCCGCCGATGCCGGGGGACCAGCCACGGTTGAGCTGGTAGACTATGGGGAaggcggcgaagaggaggtAGAGGGTTCCGTAGACGATGGCGAGGTAGATTGATGTGAAGAGGACGATTGGTTCTTTGAAGAGCAAGACCCAGGGGCgggtgagggttgtttttattttttgggACTTGGTCGAGGGGTCGAGGAGGTCCATTTTGGAGATGTAGATTTTCCCTgtgtgggaggtgagggctGCCGCgcgtttttggaggaggacgggggCGTAGGTTTCGGGTACGTagaggaggcagaggagcCAGAGGGTGCCGGTGAAGATTGCTGTTAGGCCTTGGATCCAGCGCCACCCTAAAGATTCGCCGACGAAGCCGCCTACGATGGGGCCGATGGAGGGCCCGAGGAAGGGGGCCATTGCGAAGACGCCGGCTGCGgctcctctttctttttgggaGTTAGTATAGGGGAAAgatggatggagagggagggggaaaagggggggagggagggggaaaagggggagggagggggaaaaaggggggcttACCGTTGACGTCAAACATGTCTGCTACTACGCCGCCCGAGTtggtgagtggtgatgaGCCAAAGGCTCCGGCGAAGAAGCggaggatgacgagagtTTCGATTGTGTCTGCCCCGGCGGCTCCGGCGCAGAATACCATGAGGGCCATGTAGGTCAGGGCGAAGATCGGCTGGCGTCCGTAGAATTCACTTAGGGGCGCCCAAAGTAACGGGCCGATGGCGAAGCCAAAGACGAAGAGAGAGATGCCCAGGGTGGCCATGGTTGGCGTGACTTGGAAGTATCTGATGATTTCAAAAACGCCTCCTGAATAGGCGGTGGAAGCAAAGGCCACTGCCAGGGTTGCGACGGCCTGCAGTAACGTGATGATCCATTTCTTGTAGTTGGGGTAGGTcatggggttgaaggggtcGGATTTCCCTGGGAGGAAGTCGACGATGTAGGGAGAGGATTCTGTGCCATCTCCCGGGTAGGGGTGGGACAATATGGCGGGCGTGAGGTGAGAAGGGGACAGTACGAGACGCCAGTGAGGGACATgattgctgttgctggtggtgttgtaaTCAGTCTGGGACTCCATATCTGgctttggtgttggggagggtggtgtagTCGGCAAAGCCGTcaccgacgacgaagaggatGCCATGTTGAAGTTTGTGACCAGTCTGCTATGATAACGAGTAACGATATCGGAATCTTATATCATGATATGGTGATACAAAAGAAACCACGATAAGATATTGTAACCGCGAGAACAGAAACCCAAATGCCATCCGGACACCCAAATGGGGGAACCACTCGCCGTTTTATATGGCCAAGCCCGCCCTCTCCAGCAAAGCTTCCTCAACTCCGTTCCCCGATCCTGATCAAACGAAACCAACAATAGCAAGATTAACAAACCACTACCCGCCCACGCCGCCCATCATGGGCTTTGGATTTCTGAATCCCGTTCCTGGTCCCACAACGGACGAACTGCCAAGAGCATGAGGCTCCTCCATCTCTGACAACACTGGACCCCTGACGTGATCTCCTGTCAGAATGAGCGTGCTCCGTCAGATCTGTAAACGGCCATTATGGATCACGAGATTGGCGACTGCGGCAAGTGGACTGGTTGTAACCACCGCTGGACGGTTCCAAAAAGTCGGGACTCGGGCAGGAAGAAGCACCGTGAGAAACAACAGGAGAATGAGTGATGACAAAACGGCATTGAAGGCACTCCACTTGAAGGACACGCCCAGAACGATAGCCTCGCAACTTCTCGAGGATTCTCATTTGTGGGCTCTTGGTCTTGCGAGGCCGCGTCGTTGTCCTTGATTCAATTTCGCAGCTGGTTTTCCAACGGCCGAGGCATGCGGAGTATTTCTCGCAGGCTTACAAACCAGGCTTTCCAGAAGAACGACAAGGACGATTTGCCCCTGAGAGAGAGACGAAAAAATCGGCGAACGAGACCACAGAAAAGGGAGACTGTTGTCGGGATCGTGGAGCCGCAAGATCAAAGCAGCGGTGGGTGCCAATGCCGACGCACCGAGGTTAGCGCTCCTTGGAACTTTGAATTGTAGATCATCGGCGGGATTCACATGCTCCTAACCTCCAACTCCGGTCGTGCTGACATCATGCACAGACTTGCTCTGAATTTCCAGTCATCTTTCTTTTGACATCTTGGCATTGGAACCAAACATTGTTGAAGCCCAATATCGGACTGTTGTCGTCCAAGCTTGAAAATGCAATAGCAAAGCCATGTTTCGGCACCGGAAAGCTCGGTTCCAAAACCACGGGATATCAGCCCATCCCACGCAATCCATGAACTGACCATCGTATAAAACCATCATGGGGTGATGCTGGATGTATTCGTTGGCAGATCCGCCCCGGCTCAGCCTTGTGGATGGGTATCTTTTCGATCTTTGAGCAGGATCTAATCGTCAAACCCACTCCAATCATCCTCACTCTCATCCTCGCTCTCTTCATCTGCCCCCTTCTTCAGAGTCGGCATCCCATCCGGCCCTCTCACGATCCTCCCGTCCCCATCTCTCACAAACGgcccctctccctcactcccactcccaaacCTAACATCCCCTTCCGTATCATCCACCTCAACCGCCTTCCTCCCGGTAGCCTTCAACGTCGGAATCCCATTCTCATCCCTCACAACCCTCCCCTGTTGATCCCTCACATACggcccctcctcatcttcttccacttgcttcttctccccatccaccgTCCCGTCCCTCACAAACATCACCACAAAAAACCCCATCGTCCCCCGTCCATCATCCCTAAAAGCCCTGACACATCCCTCGGCGACCTCCTTATCCCCCTCacaaccctccacctcccccctaacatcccactcccacATCCCCCTAACCTGCTCCTCCCGCCTCAaaaccctccaccccctcctcctcgccacctcGGACCCCAACGCCCTGATCGTAACCCCCTCATTCTCCCCCTTATGAACCGAACACGTAGAATACGTCACCTTCCTCGCATTAGGAAACTCAAACGCATGCAAAACAATCTGCAGCTGAAACGCCGCCAAAGCCTCAATCCTTTGCTGTAGGTCCTTTTCAGAGGAAACCACCGTTTCttgtccatcatcatccaccatcatcgccggTGCCGGTTTcatctcctcttccccctcggCCCGTTTCCTTTTCTTGTTTCCACTCTTCCCATTACCCGGTTTGTTCTTGCTGGCTAACGCCTCAGGGAGGCAAAGCTCAGGAACATCATCACGGCCGACAATCCCACTCCCCGAACAACTCGGGTCGAGCAGCAGCGCCCCGACATGGGCGTATTCCTCCGCCTGGGGATCAGCCCGGAGGAAGTCCTCTGCTGGGTGAACCACCGTCTTTGCGTCACTTCCCGCGATTTTGATCATTTTCTGCAGGGTCTTGGCTCTGTTTCTGTCTTTTTCAAATGCGTGGATGGTTTGTCCTCGGGCGAAACCCCGTTCGGAGAGTATCCCGGCGAGGTGGGTGGTTTTGTTCCCTGGGGCGGAGCAAGCGTCAATGATATCCCCATCTTCCGGTCTTGGGTCAAGTAGATAGGCAGGGAAGCAAGAGGCTTTGTCCTGGAGGATGATCTCGCCCTTTTTGTAGGCTTCCGTCTTGGTGAAGTCGAGGACAGAGGGGGGGACGGCgatgaggttggggatgTGACCGTCAAGACACAAGACTTTTTTCTTGCGGGGGGCGGTCATGACTTGGGTTATCGAGGGGACGACTTCAAACCCTTTGAAGGTAGTCTCCAACTGTGCGTCAAGGGTTGATTTGATAGCATTGACGCGGATCCATCGGGGATGCTGAACTGGGCCGGCATATTCCGCTTCTATCAAGTCGCGAAAGGTTTCGATGGTGGGACATCTCCTGCGGATGCGGGCTTTGGTGAATTCCGAGGTGAGGCGGGCTTTGTGGCGGTCGATGGATTGGCGGAGGCCGTGGGAGGCTGGGAGGGCGATACCACCTTTTGCGAGGAGGTGGTCGTGGACtaggaggatggagaggatgggggtgagCTGAGAATGATTATTAGTAGTTGATACTGCAATGGGTGAATGAAGGAAAACACACCTTGCGCTCGTGCTTGAGTAATTCGGCACTCTCAACCACTTCTTTGAGCACAGAACTCCATTTGCATGTCTCTAGAGCCAGGGCGTAGACCTGCGCTGGGGGGGACTTGAGGTCCTTATTGCTAAAGACTCGTGATTTCAAGCTGCCGCCGTGTGTCGATGGCCCTGTGAGCAGCGCTGCTGCTTCGTGGTAGAGAGACATTCTCAGTTACAACAGATGTCCGAGGCGTATTATTGATCCATTCAATTGAAACTTTTGAGTCGGGCCAAATGAGTTTGGGCTACTTGAGCTGAGTGATGAAGGTGAGCTGCTGGAATGAGTTGTGAGTTGTGAGTTCTGGTTGGTTGCCTTGACATACTGCAAAATTTTGGAGGCCCAGGGTTAGGGATCATGGCCGTTGATATCGCTGAGAACTCAACCAAGAAGTCACGCGTTCACCTGCACAGATCATCAGTCACCAAAGTCATGGAAGAGCATATGTTTGCGTAAAAAACACGCTTTCTCCAGCCTCTGGAGTATCTCATATTCCCTTCTATATATATGTcccatccctccccgtcTTAAAAATCACCAAAAAAACCCAATGTTCCAAAAATGTTGTTCAGAAGAATCGAAGAATAAGTGATACATACACGAAATGTAAGAAGTGAAgtacagcagcagccatcaacGACAAAAACATATGGCGCTCTTTTGGGGGGATCTCTTTCGTCATAAATCATCGTTTGATAGAtagggaaaaggaaaaaacaTCGGAACATCCAAACACCCCTTCCCATATGTCCAgccctccccttttcctaccGCTGAAAATTGTCCGCCCAAAACCAAAATTGGTATCCATCCCTAAATGTGAAGAGAAGGGCTTGACGCCCGCCCCGAAAGAAGTAAAAAGGTatcaaagaagaagaaaaaccTCGTGTGACTAAGTCATCGTCTACCTCCGGTGGAGATGACGAGAGGGAATGCGGGCGTGGTGCGCaaggtggttgtggttgcgCACATGGCGCTTCTCAGCCTTGGCAGGGGCAGCGCCGCCCTTGGTGAAGACGGTCAAGGCCCAGTCACCACCGCACTTCTGGCTGGCATCACCCTTGCAGGTCATGTTGCACTTGGAGTCGTCAAGCTTCTCGACAGTGTTGAGGCTGTTGCCGCAGTAGCACTCGCCGCCGTACTCGGTGCCGGCAACAGAGAAGCCCTTGGAAGAGCAGTACTCGACGCAGGCTGTGTTGCTCACCTGGCCAATGTTAGGTAGAATCTTGCCAGAGATGACACGGTCAGACTGGTCCTTGTAGCAGCCGGCGGCCTTGAAGCCCGAGATCTCAGCACCAGACTTGGCAGACTGGGTGGGGCCGGCAGGGGCCTCGTAGACGGTCCTGGTCTGCCAGACGGTGACGGTGTCGTAGACAATCCTGACCTTGGGAGAAGCCGCAGGAGGAAGGACAGCCTCGCTGGTAGGCTCGGGCTTCTCAACGACAGGGGGTTCCTCAACCTTGGTGGGGGCGGGAGCGGGAACGGTGACAAGGGTGGTGGAAGGCGGGGgcggcgcagcagcagagctCGACGACGGGACCGGAGCGGGGGCAGCAGAACTTGATGGCTCTACCTTGATAGCAGGGGCGCTGCTGGACTTGGGAGTCTCCAGCTCGGGCTTCTCGACGACAGGCTCGGGCTCGGGAACAGCAGGAGCGGGGGCGGGCGAGACGTTGCCGCCGCCATATTTCCAACCAgcgatggggttgttgccgGGAAGCTTGTCAAGGGTGCCGGCAATCTTCTCCTGGATGGGGCACTCAATGTTGCAGCTCTCGCTGTCAGGGTTGACACCATGCTTGAGGCCGGGGCAGTTGTGAAGACCGGCATGGCCAGCGTCGCAGGTGTCGATGATGTGCtgaagctcctcctcgtcccagcCGGAGATGAAATCACCGTGAGCCGAGAAACCAGTGGCATCACCGTTGGAGAAGACGAAAGGGCTCTCCTTGCCAAGCAAGTGCTGGTAGCGAGGCAAGAACTTGGGGGTGTTCCAGTAGGTCTCAAAGAACATGTGAGGGACGTGGATCCAGCCCTTGGGACAGTTGAGCATGTCGCCGACAGGGGTAGGGAAAGCCATGTTGTTCTTGTAGTTGGTGAGGCCGGCGGCGGGGTTGTAGCAAGAGGGGAAGTGAACATCCACGCGCATGGGAGAGGCATAGGCGTCGCAGTTCTGGAAGGGGAAGCCATAACCAGCACCCTTGTTGCCCGGGTCACCAAGACCAGCCCTGGAGCCGTCCGAGTTGTCAGGCCAGCTAGGGGGGTTGTAGTTAGGGCGAGGGCAAGTGATCTGAGCGGCCTGGATGGGCTTGGAGGGATCCAGCTGAAGGGCGCCATCAGAGACATGGCTGGGCTTTGACCTCAGAGTGGGGTTTCCGCTGACAATCTGGAGACCGAGAGGGAAAGCCTTGATATCGTCGTCGGTGGCGTCGAAGAAGTAATAGTTGACCATGTAAAAGAACTCGACGGGCTCCAAGAGTCCGGTCTCGGGGTCCTTGAAGTAGAGTGAAGGGACCCAGTATGAGCTCATGTCAGCCTTTGGCTTGGCTGTGGTGCACTTGGACTGGCGCAAAGACTCTCCGGTAACGTTGAAGCCAAAGTTGCTGGCACCCATGACGGCGTGGACGTGGGCAGAAGGGCCTCCTGGTGAGACGATGGGATCGGCTCTGCATGTCGTCAATGGTCCCCGACCCTTGTGCTGAAGAGTCGCAAAGGTACGTCTGTCCTTGGCGGCAGCCACTGTGACGGCCATAGTGgccaagatggtggtgaaatgcatggtgaagaagttgttgttgttgtttggtaTCGCTTGGAAATGTCTAAAGTCTATCCTTTGGTTGTTGGGTATCTCAAAAGTCGCTCCTCAACGGCTCAAGAAAAGTGTGGGAAGAAGTTGTCGAAGGGTTGATAAGACAAGTCTCTGGGACTGCTTGATAAAAGTTTCGAGTTGCTCAATACCGGTTGGCTGGAATGAATGGGGGGTTGTGATTGTGGAACAGTCGCTAACTATTCACGTTGGCCGTTTCTATTGTTGGTATTGCTTGACAGGTAGAAGCTGGATATCAACGGCTAGCGTGGTGGAAAGGACAGTGATGTAAGTGAGTATGTATTGCGCTGAGCAGGCTCCGCagctggtgatggttggaAAAAAGGGAGTGTAAAGTGATGTGCAACAGCACAACTTGGATTCGAAGGAGAGAGATGAGGCACGAGTGccaggaaaaaaagagaatgATAGGACAACAAAAACCCacaggaggttgaggaggagaagggtgagggtgagggaaagaaaagagggagACGGGACGAACTCCCGGCATGGGTGTGACCCAGTTTATACGCAACACGAGCCGACGACGTTGTGCTCTGTGTCCACACTTGcccaccccaccccacccctcAGCCCGGCACCGTGGGTCCAGAAGACCAGAAGCTGAGAAGCGAGAGAAGTCCCGTCTCCGTTCACTCCTCTGGCTAGCCCGATTGAGACATATTCGGACGCCCATTCcaaggagagagagcgaTCGATGAGCAATTGACTGCCAGGATGTTGCCAGGGCAAACATCAGACATCGGAAGGTCCggcggaggagctgaagGCAGTGGATTCCTCACCTCACCATCTGGGCAGGGCAGAGGTTTGTGGATGTCTAACTGTCTAACAGCTGGCGTACACTGGCGTTTGTCTACCCTATCTGGGCTGGCCCCTTCATCAAACACGCCGTCTGATCCAGTGGTTCCTGGCTCTCGAGATGTCAAGAGATTTCAGATGAGAGGGGGTCGGCGAACCGCCATGGTGGACGAGAGCACCAGGGAGAGGAAAAAAACTGTGCGCTCAGGGGTAACGCTCGCTCAGGTCACTCTGTACCTGCATCTTGCTCATCGCCACTGCGGATCCCATTGGCCGGATGTTCTGCAAGCTGCAGGTCGTTAGGTGTGTGCCTGAGTTGGCACAGGGCGGGACGGCAGAGGATAAAAAGGACAAAGAATTTATGTTGTTACGCGGCGCGAATGGCGTCCAATAGGATCGATCGACTGGCAAACTCGAAAAAGGGGAAACTTCCAAATATGgtgccctcctccttccagaCCCTCCAAGTATTCAAGTATCACCGTCAGAAACAGAGTGGAAGGCGGACGCCGACAGACGGGTAGCCAACATGTGGGAATTGGGCACAAAAATGCGGTCCCTGGGTTTTCATCTCGTCTGTGTCGCGGGATACCAACGGTTCCCTGGACCGGCCCGACACCAAACTCTCGACGACCTGACGTTGCGGTTGGGAACTTTGGGTCCCCGCACACCTGGGTTTTGgggcttcttttttttttttttttttttttttttttacgaCGGGTACACAAACGGCGCCTGAAAATAAATCGCCCATTATAGCGTCATATCTACCAGTCTTTGAGAAACCAGCTAcactaaataaataaaccATCCCtttcttgtttcttgttCTTCCAGAATAGCTGCTGACAGTCGCAGTCCAAGGCACAGAATGTccgatatcatcatcaccatcacttGCGAatcctctctcctctccctgCCCCGCACTTTTCCATCTTATCAATGCTCCGTGCCAACAGCAAGGGGTTGACCCTCACTTGGAACAACCGTCCAATCACAGCCTCACAAACACACCAAGCcaggggatttggggggcCCCAGCGTGTTCTCGTGCGTTTGAAACACAACCAACTCCCGAACGGAGCCTACCCAGCAAGCCACTCCCTGTCGTCGCTTCCGCCgtcaaaagaagaagcatcTCAGAGAAGTCCAGAGAAGACGGGTCAGATCTGACTGCTCTCCCGAGACAGTTTCTTCCGAGATCTGATTTTCGACGATGCTAGCGTAGCTCTGAAATGAGGAGCCCACCGTGTCTTCAGAAAGATTGACGACATCACTTCTGCTACGGTATCATCATTCCCCGCAGCTTTTTGTTATCACCATTCTCGCAGTGGTGTCTGATCGCAGCAGTCTTGCACCAGCTTTTAGGCCCTGCATTTACATATCCAGCCTATGCCAAAACGGTGCAATCTTTCCCTATGGTCTCTCCCTAGCACACCACGCGCGCGGTTCAACTTTCCTGGCCTAGATAGCCGCCAAGTCTAGTATCTTCCGTTTTGTCGGCGGCGAGTGATGGAAACACTCTGTAAAGTCGCCGATATTCACCATGTTCTGTGGCGGCGGGTGTTTGCGCGCACAGTCTTTTGGACTCTGCACATTCCTCCCTCTGGCTGAACAAGGCCATTTACGCCCCCCCGTTTCAAGTGTCAATACTCTTGGTCCGTTGACGAGCTGCCGACGGCTGACGACTGAGACTTGGCACCCCCGCCTCACGGATGCTATCCGGACGCTCATCTTGACCTGAAAATCACTACGGGAGGCACCGCTTCAACCTGGCTGGATTACGGGCCTGAATCACCGCAGTGCGACCCGGTCAGCTCTGGGGATTGGGCGTCTCCCCGAGTCTTTTGACCGCCACCGACCTTGACGGAGAATTTTGAGAAACCTACAGGGCCCGGGACCGAGAAAATACTAGGCatgagctgctgctg of Podospora pseudopauciseta strain CBS 411.78 chromosome 7 map unlocalized CBS411.78m_7, whole genome shotgun sequence contains these proteins:
- a CDS encoding uncharacterized protein (COG:G; COG:O; EggNog:ENOG503NVEA), which produces MHFTTILATMAVTVAAAKDRRTFATLQHKGRGPLTTCRADPIVSPGGPSAHVHAVMGASNFGFNVTGESLRQSKCTTAKPKADMSSYWVPSLYFKDPETGLLEPVEFFYMVNYYFFDATDDDIKAFPLGLQIVSGNPTLRSKPSHVSDGALQLDPSKPIQAAQITCPRPNYNPPSWPDNSDGSRAGLGDPGNKGAGYGFPFQNCDAYASPMRVDVHFPSCYNPAAGLTNYKNNMAFPTPVGDMLNCPKGWIHVPHMFFETYWNTPKFLPRYQHLLGKESPFVFSNGDATGFSAHGDFISGWDEEELQHIIDTCDAGHAGLHNCPGLKHGVNPDSESCNIECPIQEKIAGTLDKLPGNNPIAGWKYGGGNVSPAPAPAVPEPEPVVEKPELETPKSSSAPAIKVEPSSSAAPAPVPSSSSAAAPPPPSTTLVTVPAPAPTKVEEPPVVEKPEPTSEAVLPPAASPKVRIVYDTVTVWQTRTVYEAPAGPTQSAKSGAEISGFKAAGCYKDQSDRVISGKILPNIGQVSNTACVEYCSSKGFSVAGTEYGGECYCGNSLNTVEKLDDSKCNMTCKGDASQKCGGDWALTVFTKGGAAPAKAEKRHVRNHNHLAHHARIPSRHLHRR
- a CDS encoding uncharacterized protein (COG:D; EggNog:ENOG503NU3B) encodes the protein MSLYHEAAALLTGPSTHGGSLKSRVFSNKDLKSPPAQVYALALETCKWSSVLKEVVESAELLKHERKLTPILSILLVHDHLLAKGGIALPASHGLRQSIDRHKARLTSEFTKARIRRRCPTIETFRDLIEAEYAGPVQHPRWIRVNAIKSTLDAQLETTFKGFEVVPSITQVMTAPRKKKVLCLDGHIPNLIAVPPSVLDFTKTEAYKKGEIILQDKASCFPAYLLDPRPEDGDIIDACSAPGNKTTHLAGILSERGFARGQTIHAFEKDRNRAKTLQKMIKIAGSDAKTVVHPAEDFLRADPQAEEYAHVGALLLDPSCSGSGIVGRDDVPELCLPEALASKNKPGNGKSGNKKRKRAEGEEEMKPAPAMMVDDDGQETVVSSEKDLQQRIEALAAFQLQIVLHAFEFPNARKVTYSTCSVHKGENEGVTIRALGSEVARRRGWRVLRREEQVRGMWEWDVRGEVEGCEGDKEVAEGCVRAFRDDGRGTMGFFVVMFVRDGTVDGEKKQVEEDEEGPYVRDQQGRVVRDENGIPTLKATGRKAVEVDDTEGDVRFGSGSEGEGPFVRDGDGRIVRGPDGMPTLKKGADEESEDESEDDWSGFDD
- the MFS2_2 gene encoding MFS siderochrome iron transporter 1 (EggNog:ENOG503NUV5; COG:S), with translation MASSSSSVTALPTTPPSPTPKPDMESQTDYNTTSNSNHVPHWRLVLSPSHLTPAILSHPYPGDGTESSPYIVDFLPGKSDPFNPMTYPNYKKWIITLLQAVATLAVAFASTAYSGGVFEIIRYFQVTPTMATLGISLFVFGFAIGPLLWAPLSEFYGRQPIFALTYMALMVFCAGAAGADTIETLVILRFFAGAFGSSPLTNSGGVVADMFDVNERGAAAGVFAMAPFLGPSIGPIVGGFVGESLGWRWIQGLTAIFTGTLWLLCLLYVPETYAPVLLQKRAAALTSHTGKIYISKMDLLDPSTKSQKIKTTLTRPWVLLFKEPIVLFTSIYLAIVYGTLYLLFAAFPIVYQLNRGWSPGIGGLAFVGVAVGMVFAVTYAMIDNKTRFMPLLSSGLATPESRLPPAIVGSIFLPVGLFWFAWTNGPEIHWMVSITASAFFAAGLVAVFLSLLTYMIDSYTVFAASVLAANSVLRSLFGAAFPLFTTYMYQDLGIHWASTVPAFLALACVPFPLLFWKYGARIRKRCKYAREAEEILGRMKMSHERKESSGEEGKMGGGVLSEDETVRGEETAGEEEKGVKM